TAGAAGAATATAGAAGAGAGAGAAGCATTATAAAAACTTTTATTAATAGAGCAGATATGTTTAAAAATATTGATTTATCAAAAAAAGACATAAAGACTATATTTAATTATTTAATAGAGAAAACAAATAAAATATTATAATTTTTCTTTTTGACATTTACATTGTTTTTAATATATTATTATTAAGAAAATTTACTAAAAAAGAATTTAAATAAAATAATAGAGAGAGAATATAATAAAAATGGTAAGTGAAATATTTGCTAATAGATTATCAATAGGAATAATATCCTATGTTGTTTTTATAATATCGGCTAGTATGCATGAATATTCTCATGCTAGGGTTGCTTATTTTTTTGGGGACAATACTGCCAAAAGTTTAGGAAGATTAACATTAAACCCTTTTGCTCATATAGATATACTTGGAAGTGTAGTATTGCCTTTGCTTGCTGCTATTACGGGTATACCTGTTATAGGATGGATGAAGGCTGTTCCTGTAAACTCAAGGAATTTTTCTAATTTTGAGAGAGACCAAGCTTTAGTATCTTTTGCGGGGCCTTTTGCTAATTTAATGCTTGCTAGTGCTTCTTTTATTATAATAAAGATTTTAGCTTTTCCTGTAGACGGCACTTTTGTAATATATAAATTAATAATGGCATTACAATCAAATTCAAACATTATCACTAATATATTTTCAAATGCATTGCCAATAATTATTACAATGCTTATAATGTTTTACATGATTAATATAA
This is a stretch of genomic DNA from Brachyspira sp. SAP_772. It encodes these proteins:
- a CDS encoding site-2 protease family protein, producing the protein MVSEIFANRLSIGIISYVVFIISASMHEYSHARVAYFFGDNTAKSLGRLTLNPFAHIDILGSVVLPLLAAITGIPVIGWMKAVPVNSRNFSNFERDQALVSFAGPFANLMLASASFIIIKILAFPVDGTFVIYKLIMALQSNSNIITNIFSNALPIIITMLIMFYMINIMLMFFNLLPFPPLDGGWIFRFFLSDRGKNTYDRIYPYGFLILYALLFFGILRTILSFIQTIATYILGNSINALFSI